Proteins encoded by one window of Zerene cesonia ecotype Mississippi chromosome 8, Zerene_cesonia_1.1, whole genome shotgun sequence:
- the LOC119828762 gene encoding neuroligin-3-like, translated as MIALFLFFIIQSTIYAEVVVDNRIPELRDFAKGDSRAEDNHVVRTETGPVRGFKMQDADIIQYFDIPYGTFDATNPLQEPSGAAPWTDVLENQQHVKRCPQLKSDGTFMGTADCLTLSVFAPKTAENVEVLFHIHNGDFISGSGDPDVYSPKQLVPEGVILVLPNYRIGPLGFICIQDKTVQGNAGLKDLTLALNWVRKNIKAFGGNASNIVVSGSGSGGALVDYLLIANETKNCIAKAITESGFALSHWAIDRHPMKSADINLTISQDIESFVKNYSDVTLKPCIESEGGLIVKSFWASLKTLNISIPVMIGSANHAGMQSVLRLDEENVSLINGDLSQLLPNDLALGEQDKNEISNRVKSHYFGNNNITIKAMDKLSLCFTDFGYLSPGIRQARALTKAGATVYFYEFSYTGIPSTGNVQWKPFGSNVEKEECLEIGTELKLLDNLHMQLFIRVVGRSGVVPRHWDVSTTQGIVRGYYKPNPPHFTFLGVPYARSPTGYDRFKAPEPLLSWDGIFEATYQVKCPQSDLSGTEDCLVVNIFIPAVNQTNMPVIMHFHDGHFQSGWGAFHAPPHFLEQEIIVVTFNHRIGAPGFLCLRSPGVQGNAGLKDQIAALYWVHRNIAQFRGNPEDVTAYGTGSGAVSIELLLLSGASDGLFQKTILESGSVLAPSSMTYNPILLALDNAKELGYKSDEDLNNLQTFFQKLTIHRLVNASTKWLPCLEKNSKQALIYTDPLHVLTSGNFRHIPMMLVYSNCKQIDVVENNKPRFRTIPVNFDPLLPNNLDMDNMIDKQKVGKYTKKFYFHNSETPEGVLQSFIDYVNDVFIEYPLVKSAAYYANKNIHPVFLMKFTYKMRNESLSWEARHGDIFQFVFMDLHWENPKNIVADILRKLWINFVKVGDPTPITTALIPEVWVPITTEIVEGTINYRQISYLDFGRHIHNKEISTQQFKFWDHIYSKFYKHYSNS; from the exons ATGATCGCGCTATTTCTCTTCTTTATCATCCAATCTACAATCTACGCTGAGGTTGTGGTAGACAATAGGATCCCAGAACTGCGGGATTTTGCGAAGGGCGATAGCCGCGCTGAAGACAATCATGTGGTTCGGACGGAGACCGGACCAGTACGAGGCTTTAAGATGCAGGATGcagatattatacaatatttcgaTATACCGTATGGAACATTTGACGCGACTAACCCGCTGCAG GAACCGAGCGGCGCGGCACCCTGGACAGACGTTCTTGAAAATCAACAGCACGTGAAGCGATGTCCGCAATTAAAATCTGACGGAACATTTATGGGCACAGCAGACTGTTTGACGTTGAGTGTATTCGCACCTAAAACAGCGGAAAACGTGGAAGTCCTATTTCACATTCACAATGGAGACTTCATTTCAGGAAGCGGAGATCCTGACGTGTACAGCCCCAAACAGTTAGTCCCAGAGGGTGTTATTCTTGTTCTGCCAAACTACAGAATCGGACCgttaggctttatatgtattcaAGATAAAACTGTACAAGGTAACGCTGGCCTTAAAGATCTGACATTAGCACTCAATTGGGTcaggaaaaatataaaagcattcgGTGGAAACGCTTCCAATATAGTCGTCAGTGGATCCGGGAGTGGCGGAGCTTTGGTTGACTATCTTTTGATTGCGAACGAGACAAAAAATTGCATCGCTAAAGCGATAACGGAGAGCGGTTTCGCCTTATCGCATTGGGCTATAGATAGACACCCGATGAAGTCTGCcgatataaatttaacgatAAGTCAAGACATAGAATCCTTCGTAAAAAATTACAGCGACGTAACTTTGAAGCCCTGCATAGAAAGCGAAGGAGGTTTGATAGTTAAATCCTTCTGGGCATCTCTAAAAACGctaaatattagtataccAGTTATGATAGGATCTGCAAACCACGCCGGCATGCAGTCTGTGCTGCGGCTGGATGAGGAAAACGTATCTTTGATTAATGGAGACTTGTCACAGCTACTACCGAACGATTTAGCATTGGGCGAGCAAGATAAAAATGAGATAAGTAATAGAGTGAAATCGCATTAttttggtaataataatataacaattaaggCGATGGATAAACTCTCACTTTGTTTTACCGACTTCGGTTATTTAAGCCCCGGCATCCGACAGGCAAGGGCGTTAACTAAAGCGGGCGCTACGGTTTACTTTTACGAGTTTTCATATACAGG gaTTCCGTCAACAGGAAATGTGCAGTGGAAACCGTTCGGTTCAAATGTTGAAAAAGAGGAATGCTTGGAAATAGGCACAGAATTAAAACTGTTGGACAACCTGCACA tgcaattatttattcgaGTTGTTGGTCGAAGTGGCGTGGTGCCGCGACACTGGGACGTCAGCACTACGCAGGGGATAGTTAGGGGGTATTACAAGCCCAACCCCCCGCATTTCACCTTCCTCGGTGTGCCCTACGCCCGCTCGCCCACTGGTTACGACAGGTTTAAG GCGCCAGAGCCACTTCTATCATGGGACGGTATATTCGAAGCGACATACCAAGTAAAGTGCCCCCAGTCAGACCTCTCGGGAACCGAGGATTGCCTGGTGGTCAACATTTTCATTCCAGCTGTTAATCAGACCAATATGCCTGTGATAATGCATTTTCACGATGGACACTTCCAAAGCGG CTGGGGTGCATTTCACGCACCGCCCCACTTTTTAGAGCAAGAAATAATCGTGGTAACATTTAACCACCGCATTGGCGCTCCCGGTTTCCTCTGCTTACGTTCTCCAGGGGTGCAAGGAAACGCGGGGCTGAAGGATCAGATAGCCGCCCTCTACTGGGTGCATCGCAACATAGCGCAGTTCAGAGGCAACCCTGAAGACGTCACAGCCTACGGCACTGGTAGTGGGGCTGTATCAATAGAACTGCTACTGCTATCTGGAGCAAGTGACGGTCTTTTCCAAAAGACCATCCTAGAATCAGGATCAGTGTTAGCACCGTCGTCAATGACCTATAACCCTATTTTGCTAGCACTAGATAATGCGAAGGAACTAGGCTACAAAAGCGACGAGGATCTAAACAATCTACAAACGTTTTTCCAAAAGCTAACAATACATAGACTTGTTAATGCATCCACAAAATGGTTGCCGTGTTTGGAAAAGAATTCTAAACAGGCCCTGATATATACCGATCCATTGCATGTATTAACCAGTGGAAACTTCCGGCACATTCCCATGATGTTGGTGTACAGTAATTGCAAACAAATTGACGTAGTAGAGAACAATAAGCCTAGATTCAGAACAATTCCTGTGAATTTCGATCCACTCCTACCAAACAATTTGGACATGGATAATATGATTGACAAACAAAAAGTTGGCAAATACAccaaaaaattctattttcacAATTCCGAAACCCCGGAGGGTGTGTTACAAAGCTTCATAGACTATGTCAACGATGTATTTATCGAGTATCCATTGGTAAAATCTGCAGCTTATTATGCAAACAAGAACATCCATccagtttttttaatgaagttcACTTATAAGATGAGAAATGAGAGTCTCAGCTGGGAAGCTAGACACGGAGACATATTCCAGTTTGTCTTTATGGACTTACATTGGGAAAACCCAAAAAATATTGTAGCTGATATTTTGAGGAAATTGTGGATAAACTTCGTAAAAGTTGG GGATCCTACCCCCATCACAACAGCTCTCATACCAGAGGTGTGGGTTCCAATTACAACTGAAATAGTGGAGGGAACAATTAATTACAGACAGATCAGCTACCTCGACTTTGGCAGGCACATACATAACAAGGAAATATCTACTCAGCAGTTCAAGTTCTGGGATCATATTTatagcaaattttataaacattattccaATTCttaa
- the LOC119828677 gene encoding high affinity copper uptake protein 1-like, giving the protein MEHHHHAMEAVSHNHEEQAIAPSSCHGDHGHAMVFHAGVVQEILFKGWETSNALELFGSCVAIFVASVLYEGFKYYRETLFEKAALAATADSQVNIAKNENGTNRSCHTRRTTYTMFSSGHIYQTGLYFVQAWVSYILMLVFMTYNVWLCLALVLGLALGYFLFGWRKTTAIDNSECCM; this is encoded by the exons ATGGAACACCATCACCATG CAATGGAGGCAGTATCGCACAACCACGAGGAGCAGGCCATCGCCCCCAGCAGCTGTCACGGGGACCACGGGCATGCTATGGTG TTCCACGCCGGCGTAGTCCAGGAGATCCTCTTCAAAGGCTGGGAGACCTCCAACGCGTTAGAACTGTTCGGCTCCTGCGTGGCCATCTTTGTGGCCAGCGTGCTGTACGAGGGCTTCAAGTATTATCGGGAGACGCTGTTTGAGAAGGCGGCCCTCGCGGCCACTGCTGACTCGCAAGTCAATATCGCCAAGAACGAAAATGGAACGAATAGATCCTGTCACACGAGGCGGACTAC TTACACAATGTTCTCGAGCGGCCACATATACCAGACGGGTCTCTACTTCGTGCAAGCCTGGGTGTCCTACATACTGATGCTTGTCTTCATGACGTACAACGTGTGGCTTTGCCTAGCTCTGGTCCTTGGTCTAGCGCTCGGTTACTTCCTCTTCGGCTGGAGAAAGACAACGGCCATAGACAATAGCGAATGTTGCATGTAA